One region of Corvus moneduloides isolate bCorMon1 chromosome 1, bCorMon1.pri, whole genome shotgun sequence genomic DNA includes:
- the SNX31 gene encoding LOW QUALITY PROTEIN: sorting nexin-31 (The sequence of the model RefSeq protein was modified relative to this genomic sequence to represent the inferred CDS: inserted 1 base in 1 codon; deleted 2 bases in 2 codons; substituted 8 bases at 8 genomic stop codons), giving the protein MELRQLFGSTVPAFPPKFYRTMAKPMADEERQSQLEQYLQNVTLDSNITNSDVFIDSFXKLQQDTFKIQTQRAFLDVHLPDGSNIRLYIQTSGTVERILXVTLCEVGLSRELXNILAYFFFQDCEDKALCXVLQVAELELPYVSLQSMKELHCKLGIRKWAWDPSLDTLLMDCSTSLTLLHMQAIQEVKRNWVKSTDEQMXELEFLXKNINKAKFPMQIXEMQFCGMFSLMFDPFICDYPEESCSADIHVGNDEISCCITPPTNQIKEVSFKINRLRIWQVTLLISTSLTFKDDTLELQFEDNDSGTXNWIILYTKQDGKIKMPEXMKNSKKSIIQQKQVINLGSISRKRFLVRPNEDDCVFEKIREEDLNNLF; this is encoded by the exons CTGAGGCAGCTTTTTGGGAGCACTGTGCCTGCTTTCCCA CCAAAGTTTTACCGGACAATGGCCAAACCAATGGCAGATGAG GAGAGGCAGTCGCAGCTGGAGCAGTATCTTCAGAATG TTACTTTGGATTCAAATATTACAAATAGTGATGTCTTCATAGATTCTTTTTGAAAGCTACAACAG GATACATTTAAGATCCAAACCCAGAGAGCCTTTTTGGACGTTCACCTCCCTGATGGCAGCAATATTAGACTTTATATCCAGACATCAGGGACTGTAGAAAGAATATTATAG GTTACATTGTGTGAGGTGGGTCTGTCGAgagaattataaaatattttagcctattttttttttcaagattgtGAGGATAAAGCTCTCTGTTAAGTTTTACAAG TGGCAGAACTTGAACTTCCTTATGTGAGTCTTCAGAGCATGAAGGAGTTGCACTGTAAGCTTGGGATCAGAAAGTG ggctTGGGATCCTTCTCTCGATACACTGCTGATGGATTGCAGCACTTCACTGACCTTGCTACATATGCAG gCAATCCAGGAAGTTAAGAGGAATTGGGTTAAATCAACAGACGAGCAGATGTAGGAACTTGAATTTc caaaaaatataaacaaagcaaag TTCCCAATGCAGATTTGAGAAATGCAGTTCTGTGGTATGTTCAGCTTAATGTTTGATCCTTTTATTTGTGACTATCCAGAAGAAAGCTGTTCAGCTGACATCCATGTTGGTAATGATGAGATCAGCTGCTGTATAACACCACCTACTAACCAAATCAAAGAGGTCAGCTTTAAAATCAACAGGTTAAGAATTTGGCAGGTTACTCTTCTTATAAGTACTTCACTGACTTT TAAAGACGACACACTGGAGCTCCAATTTGAGGACAATGACTCAGGCACATGAAACTGGATAATTTTGTACACAAAGCAG GATGGAA AGATTAAGATGCCTGAATAGATGAAAAATAGTAAGAAATCCATCATCCAACAGAAACAGGTTA TTAATTTGGGTTCTATCtcaaggaaaagatttttagTTAGGCCAAATGAAGATGACTGTGTATTTGAGAAAATAAGAGAAGAGGAccttaataatttattttag